Below is a genomic region from Lutra lutra chromosome 5, mLutLut1.2, whole genome shotgun sequence.
ACCTTCAAATTTTAGTGCCTTAAAATAACAACCATCTATTTTGTTGACAAGTCTGTGCTTTGACAATTTGGTAATAAATGAAGGTGGGAGGCTTCTCTGGTGTTAGCTGTGCTCACTTTTGCATCTGTAGCCAGCATCTGAGTCACTTGAGATCTGGCTCATCCATGATGGCCCTGGCTAGGATGACTCTTCTTGTGGTCTCCAGCAAGTAAGCCCAGGCTTGTTTACTTGGTGGTTGTGCAGGATTCTGAAGGAGCATGTGGAAGAGTGCAAGCCCTCATAAGCTGCATGGTCACATCAATCTGGCATGTTTTATTGGttaaagcaagtcacaaggccagcCCAGTGAGAAAGCCTCCAGACCTTTGTAGGAGAAGCTAAAAGtcacattgcaaaaaaaaaaaaaaaaaaaaaaaaaaaaaaaaaaaaaaaaggtgcaacaCATGGAGGGCAGTAACTGTGGTGTTTTTACATATAATCTACCACAGACACTTCATCTGCTTGGTTCACTGTTGTCTTTGAAACACGtagaacagtgtctggcccaCAGGTAGTCCTGAAATATtagttgaacaaatgaatgaatcatcTGCCCACTATTCCTGAACCAGAGGCTGTCCTAGAAACTGCCCCTTCTCCATTGCAAATCCTTACAATGCAACATCTGCTTGCACGAAACCACATTGTGAATATTTGCAACTGGAGTCTTGTCTCTACTGTTCTGTTCAAGTTACAATCAGCTTCCACTATTGCTTTCTCTCTTACTGGTTCTCATAACGTCACCCTAATTATTCCCAGAAACAGTGAAGCATACCAGATTTCATAAAACACTTCTCATCCAAGTTTCAAAAcacttcctcctccatctccacaGCTACACAACCTGTAAGATAGGTGAGTCCTATGGTctactccttcctttccctgttcctcctcccagccagcctgtttccccctctttcttcaaACTTGAATACAGGGGAGACACATCGGAACAACCAATTGCCAACGTAAGACATCTCCTTGAAATCTGCCCTGCGGAACTTGCCAAAAGCTGGACAATTGTGCAATGTTACAGACAGACCTCATAGAAATGACTGGATCATTTACTGAAGTGTCTGGGGACCCAACTCATTTCCCCATCCCTGCCACTGCCACAAAGCACAGtgagatggaaaagagaagtaAGTCACTTTATACTCTAGCCTCCTGGATCTAGATTTTCTAGGAATATCTGGTTTCAGGATCAAACAGGTCTGCCATGGTTCTTGATAACTGGACTTGAAGAGGAAAGTGgattgggacacctgagtggctcaatcaattaagtaTCCATTAAGCCTTcggcataggtcatgatcccagagtcctgggatagagtcccacaaccagctccttgctcagcagggaacctgcgtccccctctgcctgctgttacctctgcttgtgtactctccctctctctaacaaataaataacatctttaaaaaaaaataagaaaagaaaagaagagaaaagtggaTTATTCTGCTCTCCACTGGGTCAACTGGACAGACTCAGTCTTCTGGGCTTCATGTGCCCTTAACATACTGCCCATCATGGTATGTTGGGTTACCCTTCTTGAAAGCCTGCTGTAGTACCCTGGATTTGTGGCTCTCCCCAAAATACAGCATGTtccacaaagagaaaataaaagtgcATCAACAACCAGGGTATTGATCCAAGCAGTGTTCTCTGAGGATCATTCCTCACATATTCTCCCAAATGACAAACTGTTCAAATGCTGTGACATGTATCAATACTTTCCCAGAAGGCCCCTGCCATCTGGGCTGGAAATTCTCCtagcagagaacaaaagcctttttatatttacagattaagctaaaaacaaaacaaaacaaaacaaaaagaagaagaagacccaGAGGAGAAGTAACACTTGATTTCCCCTTTTCTGTCATTTGCCCCCAACTCCAAGTTTCCTCAGCATCTTcaactccctccctcctcatATCCAGACACCAGGTCCACCAGATCTTTCTTTGATGTCTAACTCATCTTCCATTCCTTCTCCTGACACCCCACAGTCAGGCCTTCATTGTTTCACTCACATCATTGAAATCAGCTCCAAACGGAACACTTCTGTCCTCATTCTTAGTGCTCTACACTGACTAAAATTCTAGTTCGAGCTTTTTAACCTGGAATTATAATGATCCCGCATATGATCTTTAGCACTTTCTTCTATACCTATCCGTTGCTATATGAATCTTCTACTTTGGCTGAGGTGCTCTAATTGGCATTTCTGAAAGGATTTGTTACCCCAAATTTAAAGGGTGTATTGTCCGAAAATCACTTGGCAAAACCTTAAACATTACATAAGTATGAATTATTCTGTCTCGTACCTACCCCCAATCAATCTTTTGTCAGCATTTAATAGTTAATGGTTCTCTCCCTATTCATATGGTGTGCCCTTACTCTGTCAAAACATTCTTTCTCCTATCTAGTTACCCCAACTGCCATTTCTCTGACTTTATAggttcatcttttctttctcgtCCCAGATCTTTCTGATACAACACATTGGAAGCCGTGAACCTGCATCTTTTTCCAAGATCTCCACCTCCTCAACCAACCCAGGCTACCAGCATTCAATGCAGTCAGAAATATCATCCCATGCCCCCACTTGACAAGAAGAAGGGATCAGGTTGTCTTTGGCATCTCATAAAGTATGTCTGCCTTTTCATACCACCCCCATCCATGTGTCCACAGCTCAGTCCTGGATGCTTTATGCAGCTGTTCCCTACCTAAACTTTCCTACCTACCCCCAGCTCACAGCAATCTTTGTCCCCTGAATTCTTACAGCCAAACTCTTGTGACTTGTCCTGTGGAATGATACTAATATTCTACCATTAGTATTCCTTCAGCCTTTGTAGCTTGTTCTTATACACCCCAGTGGGTTGGAAACTCCTTCAAGGTGACAAAAGTATCTTATATTAATTTGTAGATGCATATTTCAACATTATTTAATGGAGCCTGACACGCAGTGGTTCCTAATTTGTTATCCAGGCTTGTTAGTAACACTGGAAGTGAATGGTAACTATTTTCCTTCTCAGTTTGAGTGTTGAGAGAAACTTGGGAAGGCctgcagaaaacaaaaagccattCTCCCCTTGGAAGAATAGATGCCAGAGCAGAGAACAAGGGCCAAGAAGGGAGATCCCAGAATCTAAAAGATTACTACTCCAAAGGCGTCCTTTTACTCAAGGTGAGGGACACATAAATAGAATAGTTTTCAAATGAGAAATTCTAGACAGCTTTTCTTCTCCCCGATCCCCTGTCTTTACTCTTCATTATTGGGAGAACATGAATATACATACATTGTCTGTACAAGGCTGCCTGCCGCTTCAGAGAGCTCTCTTCTGGGGCCGAAATACCCTCGACCTCTGTGTTCCCTGTGGGGTGTACCTAGGCTCACCATGCCCTGCAGTCATCATTCTGATACCAGAAAGCAGTGGAATTAACAAACATAACCTGGGAAACAAGAGGCATTGCTGATGATTCCAGCCAGGGAAAAAAGagcataaaaattaattttaacatagtAATAGATCTTCCATACAGAACCCCACTATCAGCTGAGCCccagacagaaaggaaaatgccCTTCCACTTTTAATTGAGTGACAAACGCCAAAACAATGACTTGCTTTACTTGAAACCAGGGAGGCTATTCTAGCTGCAAGTTGTGGGGAAGACAGAGGAGGGGCATCAGACTGTCCACTGCTTTAAAAACACAAGATGTGGTTGTGTTTCTTGTTGCTTTCATCAGAGGCTGTATTTCTCTTCTGCATGTCCTCCACCCTGTCCATATTAATTAGAAAGATGTCTAAGTCTTAACCACAGGTGTCAGTCAGGGAAAATTCATGGTTTCATGGCTAAGTGATGAGATGTGACCTTCTCTTTTCagagacaggatttttttttttaagaaatcactcATTTAGAATGAGTTTCAGTActaaaaactaaatttatttcCCTAAGTGTCACATCCCTGATCTGTATAACAGAATCTTCCCCTGATgattgtattttttaactttaatttttaaataatacaaataaagacAAGTAGACAGTAATTCTGATTAAAATAAAGATGCATGTGTTACTGATATCAGTTTATTGTAGCATAACCATTAATGAAGTCTTTTATTGTCACAGAGAAAAGTGAAGGCCAGTTTTGATGCATATATATACTTTGTCTTAATACaaagactaaaagaaataaaaagcatcaggGGCTGCTGACTGCTATGCACTTATTCCCCAAATTTCTCTATTGCCTTGGCAATTATACCCCAATTGGATGCTCCTTCCTCATTTTCATGTAATTCCTCCAAAGTAGGAAGAATAAATGTCCAAAGAAGAATAAATGTCCAAAACCATTCCCATACAGTTTTGTAAGAGACACAAATGAATGGAAGACTCAAGACTTTGAATATAACACTTGCTGGCCAAGGCATAATTTGGATAAACAAATTTTGAGCtagaattattttacatatataatttgttctaaaattaaggaagacacacagaaaagtGCATTTTTTCCATACAGGTGTACTGAAATTATTGTAAgccaaaaaaaatgaagaaggaggaggaggaggaggagaagaagaaagaaaaagaaagaaaggaaggaaggaagaaaagaaaagaaaaaaagaaagaaagaaagaaatagaattttcaaataataatttttggacTGAAAAAGTCTACCTTAGTCCCTTATTCAGCATTACATCTGCATGAACAAACCAGCCACTGACTGTCCAGAGTTCTACTATATCTTAACTGGATATGATGCTTATTCTTAGTTTCAGTTAGAGGAAAAGATACCAAATGGAGGCTTTGTTCTGTTGACAAACAAGAAAATGGCTTCAGTGATAGTGCTGTCTTTTCACCTTCTTAATCCTAAACACAAGTGAACATTCCATTGGCAACTTTTGCAAGACTGTTCTCAAAACAGCGACGCAATCATTCAAAAGGTCCAGtttaaaggagagaagagaaaaatcaataacttTGTGCAATTACTGGAAAACACAACCGTTAGTCATCAGAAAATTAGAGGCTACATCTAACTTACAAACCTCTCGATTCCAGTCCTGTGGATGGAAATTTACATTCAAAAGGAGCACCAAAATAACTTCCCTTCTGGGGGCAGTAAAGATTCTAACTGGTTTCTCAGCAGAAGTGGCAAGGTTGAAAGAGTAACTTTTGTGGGGGAGAAAGCTTGGAGTCCTCCATATATTCAAATGGCAAGAAACTGGTTTGTCTTAGACCTGTGGCTCATATCAGGCCAAGGAGCAAACATAATAACCCTGTACAAGAGTCTCAGGAACTCCTCAGCGAGAGCACCCCTAACTAGTCTTTGGGGCCCTATTATTTAAAGTAACTCCCTGTGAGTTCACAGACCTCACACAGCCTATCGGGACCCATCTTATTGGAAGCCTGGAATTCCTATTTGGAAAGCAAAGTCCTGGTAACTATGTGTGCTGGACTTCCTACAGAACAAATCCCGTGTAATGTTAGGACACGCTTAACAGAACTATTCTATCCGAAAGGACAGGGGTAACTAGAAGGAAAGTCTGCATCCTTTGGATGAAACTGCCCTTTCGGGTTCCACGAGGAGCGCCACCTGCAGCCGGGGCCGCGTTCACTGACGTCTCCTCCCTCTTAAACGCCCGACACCACCCTCTTTGGCTTCCCGGGTCCAGCTCGTCCCGCCGGAGCTAGCTCGGCTTCAGCAACCCCAGTGGTTTATCCGCCCTTCTGCGCGTCCCTCGGCGTAAGCGGAGGAATGGCTCTAGTTCGGTAGACTTTCTTGCGCGCGCGCCGGGAGCGCACGCCACACAGCCGCTGGCTGCGGAGGCGCGGGGCTGGTAGGCGGCCGGGAGGCCTGAGCACATACGCCTTGTTGGTCCGCACAGCCAGCGGTAGGTAAGTCGCGGCGCCGGAGCGTGCAGACGCGCGGGGAGCCTATACAAACCGAAGTCCGTTTTCCCTTTCCACTGATTGTCAGTTTCTTTGGTGAGTGCTGACGCCAAGGCAAGCACGGATAAAAATCGTTCCGCACTCCCTCCTCGCTCTCCCCCACTGGCCCAGCCTTGCTTGTACTTACAAGTGCACTCTAAGAGACAGCTTCTGGCCACTTGTTTGGAGTCCAGGAAGACAGAGCAGGGGCTGTGCGCGGAAGAGATACTCTGCAAGTCTACACGGGGGGGCGGGGATTCCCAGGAACACCACAGTCACTGGGAAAAACAGACCCTCCAGCTTTTCCCGACTAGCAAACCTAGGCATGAAACTGGTGGGGGAAAGTGAGTTTCTAGGGTAGGATGGCGGGGTAGGTTTGGAAATCGGGAATGAAGCAAACTCCTGAACCTTAAATCCAAGTTCTCGCTGTGGGGCGATCGTGTGGGAGCGGTTAGTGGGCGCGGCGGCTGCGTGTACTGTTTATTTATCTGTGTAGATTTTTTTGCCTTGAATGGCTTAGGCTTAAACTTCCGCCGCGAAGATTTGGGATTCGGAAGAGGGAGGAGGCCAGTGCAGAGTTCAGAACTGATTCTGAGGCCAAAGGCTGAGCCAAGGTCGCTTATCACGGAAAGGGGAGTTTCCCACCCCCTCCAGACCTTTCTCTGGGGCTCTTTGCACAAAGCGCACTCCCTCCGAGCAGGGTATTGGGCGACGGAAGTGGAGGGACGAGGTCTGGAAGCGGGGACCCCAAGCAGCGGAGAAAGTGAGAGGAAATTAGCGAGCTATCAGAAGTGTTGATTCCAGAAgactggaggaggcagagaggatggGGCGGACCTACTCGCCGACTACTCGACCATCATCGGCGGCAGAACTTGCACTTGATGATCTTCTTAAACGCGTTTTGGAAGTCTTTGTTGAAGTAGGCGTAAATGACAGGGTTGAGCAGAGAGTTGGAGTAGCCCAGCCAGTTGATTATGGCTCCCAGCAGGGTGGGCATGTGGCAGCTGCTCTCACAGAAGGGCAGGACCAGGGCCACGATGAAGAAGGGCAGCCAGCAAAGGATGAATGTGCCCATGATGATGCCCAACGTCTTCACCGTTTTCCTCTCCCGGGCCAGGGCCATCTTGCGCTTGGCCTCGGCGTTGCGCTCATTCTTCTTCTCGAAGGAGGCGGGGGTGCAAGGGATAGCACCCGCCTCGCTGGGCAGCGGCAGGTGCTCTTTGGAATTGCCCACCCTGTGCACTTCAATCACCTCCAGGGCGGCGCCGTCCTCACCCTGCCTCACCGCGCCATTGGTGCACAGAGTCCCCCCTGCCTTGTTCTCCACACCCTGCCTCCATTCTCTGCTCCCCGGCTCGCCGTTTACGCTCTTCTTGGGCTGCGGGGCCGGCGACACCCCAAAGCGGGTGTCCGCTCCCTTCTTCTCCACCTTCTTGACTGTTTTGCGGATGCGGAAGCGCGCAGCTCGGAAGATGCGCCCGTAGAGAACCAGCATGAGCAGCAGCGGGATGTAGAAAGCGCCAAAGGTCGAGTAGATAGTGTAGCCGTGGTCCTTGCTAATCGTGCACGCGTCGGGGTCGGAGCGGTCTTCGGGGGTGCGCCAACCCAGCATGGGCGGGATGGAGATAAGGAAGCCAATGAGCCAAGTGAGCGAGATGAGCGCAGCGGCGCGCCGGGGCGTCCTCTTGTTCACGTAGTCAATGGGGTCCGTGATGGCCCAGTACCTGTCCAGTGCAATGGCGCACAGGTGCAGGATGGACGAGGTGCAACACAGCACGTCGAGGGCGATGAATAGGTCACAGGTGACCTGCCCCAGCGtccatttgttgagcacctggTAGAGCGCAGCCATGGGCAGCACCAGCACCGACACCATGAGGTCGGTGACAGCCAGAGAGCCGATGAGATAGTTGGCCACATTCTGCAGGGAGCGCTCCAGGGCGATGGCGGCCACCACGCACGCATTGCCCAGCACCGCGCAGAAAATGAGCGTGCCCAGCAGCAGTGAGGTGATCACTTGGTAGCTGAAGGTCACGTCGGAGATGCCAGTAGCGTTTCCGCGAGTCCCGAAGGGACCCTCGGACAAAGTGGTGTTGTTGCCCTGTCCCGGGTTGAGTACATCCATGCCTGCGCGcccggcggggaggggagggggggggggagaaagtgCTGCGTTAGGATCCCCCTCGCCCCTCCCCCTGGGGtcttccacccctctctcctgGGGAGTTTCAGGTGGAGGGAATGCAGGGACTCAAGCAGGAAGTTCTTACTGCTCAGGCGAGGGCATCTCCGAGGAGCAGCTTCCAGGAGCTCCCTGGGCTCGCTGGGTCCAGCAGGCTCAGAGACTCCAGCTGGGAAAGGAGTTCGCCAGAGAAGAGCTTCGGGACCTCTGGGCGTTGGAGAGGTGGCTGGAACATCTGTTTCTCGCTGTCCATTTTACTTTGCCGCTGCCCAACTGGCTGCCGGAGCCGGAGTCGGAGTCTCCCCACTAGCCAACAGTCTTCAATCTTAGAAGTATCTGGAATAGAGAAGCCTCATCCTCTAAGGTCACTCTGactctcctcttcctgcttctctccctatccctttcccactctctcctCCAGTCTCCTCTCTAGAAAGCCTTCTCTCCCCCCGCTTCTCTTTcaatctccctctttcttctcactCCCCTTTCTTTATCCTTCCTTGCGTCGCTCCGACAGCTCTGAgagtgtccctccctcccacgCTAACCCTCCCCTCCTAACACTTCCCCAACCCTGAGTGTCTCTTTCCTCTGGGTCCCCGCCCTCCTCTCCCACTAGGTCAGCGTCTTTTCGTTCTAGCCCCTTTTGGTCGGCAGAGATTCAGAATTCGCTTCCACCGGATCTGCCGCCGGTCAGACCAATATTACAACGTATAACTCCGCCTCTCACCCAGCCAAACtcgagaggagaaaaaaaatcctaactatCCATTGTTTCATATTTCTATCAAATTATTAAGGAGAGTTAGCAGCAACAGAGTGGcaatagaaaatgagaaaaggagccACATGGAGTCTGAACGGGGTGGTAGACAGTCCTAGGTTCGTCTGTAAATTATTGTTAATTGATGGGAAGAAGACAAAGTGGTTCTTAGCTTTTTAAAGAAGCCAGCAATTTCATTATCTGACAGTCCAGCCTGACTCCCTTCGGGAGGATGTTGcctgtggctttatttttttttttttttaaccttgggtAATTAGGgtggaaagaaattataaaggacGTGTCAATGGACAGTAAATAGCTGCGTATCAAAGTAAAGGGAAAAAGCTCAATTCCGCATGCATTctatgcacatacatatacacatgcctTTCCATTGCCATTACCTTtttaatatcaataaatattgCCACGTTTCATAGCTTTGTGGCGAGTAAATGTAGGGAAGGGAATCTTTTGCCTGTGTTCTGTAAATAAGGCTGGGCATTTTATATGGTCTTGGCTTCTTCTTCACCTAAGCCTGCAAGTCTCTAAGGGAACTTGGTGGAATACCTGGTCTCTGGCCCGCAGTTTCTCTTAAGCGCCGGTATCAGCTTCAGCACTTGGGACAGCTCTAGGCAATAAGGGCTTATATCGCCACCTTCCGGCAAATGCTTTGGAGAGCCACCTAGAAACCCTTGGCTTGCAGAAATTAAGCAGGTACAGAGGCAATCCCATAACTTCATGGAAGGAAAatagttattaaaagaaaagtaacattaaactttgtatttcttcttctgcttcactcaaaaatttcttttttgcccTCTTTTCCTCTTAATCTTGTACATCGAGCCTATTCTATTCTCTAGCTTTTTTTGCAAGCCCGCAGAACAGCTATTCAGAAGTTATATCTGGGAATGAGGTATTAATAGACCTAGGCAAACATCTTCACCTGTGTTGGTTTTGTACTGACAAAGGCTGCTCTTCAGAACTCGCACATTTGCACACATTCACTAATGGGGGAAAAACAGTACTGGATTTTGCAAATGGGCATGacaacatagaaaataaatagacTACTATGGGTTGGCTCTAAGCTGTTTCTTTTACCAAGAAAGGCACATTTAATCCCATTTGAACATAGGTAAAGAATGGGACTCCCAAtatactagcaaaaaaaaaaaaaaacatgtaacacAACAAAGTTCACTCATAGATGCTGATTACATGACTGAAGTGAAGGAAAAGTGCAGAATGCAACCCTACAACCAGATATGACTAGGCATGACTCTAGTTAACCGGCACAGATTCACCTCGGGTAGCAATAGTCTTGATACTGTGTTCAAATATGAGCTGAATTTTATGGCTTTGAATTCTTCAAGACCAAACAAAAGAGCAATCACCAACGTGTCAGAGAAAATCTAATTGGGCTGATGCATACAGTACAGGGCAATGCATTTGAGGATGGATTGTTTTACAATGCAGTGCTGGGCACAGTTCCCACTCAATCATTTCAGCATGCCACAATAATGAACCTGACATTTATAATGATTCATGGCattgaaaagaaagagataagtATACATGGTAATACTGGCTACAGACTCTGAAGAtgtctttttaagatttgtgaAGGTACTGATTCCCCTTTCAAAATATCCTCACAAAAACGGAACTAAATAGCTGTATTAAAGTACAGTTGTGGGTCCATAAATTATagtaggaaaataattaaaatctggaTTCTCCAAAGATGAAATTTTGGAAACAGAGTTGAtaacataaaagtaaaaagaaatttaaattttgagaataaatatatacatatcaaaCACATCCTTGAATAGGAACCCTGTCTAACTTcgtgcatataaatatatgtcaGTAAATATGTCTGTCAGCAATATGTATTCATCTATTGGATCCCATATGATTTAATAACTGAcaaatttatgttttcctttcagGAAAGCTAAACTTATTTAAATCTGGAATTAATTACATTCATGAGGTCTGGCATTTGCTATTCTGCTATAATATTCTACAATGCAGCATTTTTATAAgttgaaaaataatctgaagtaCTTCATGTCTTCTATAGGAAGAATGTACATAATATTTCAAACATTGCATTTCTCAAAATGTGTAACAAGATGTTTAGGCACTCTTATGAACactaagaagaaaacagaaatatgaaaaggaTATACAGCACTGATTCTGGTGCCATAAACATCAAGTGACCAATAGTTGGTTATATAACCTTTGTTGAACTAATACTACCATGACAGATACTAAAAGCACAATGATATCGCATTTCTTTTTGTTCACACTTTGCCATTCTTCTAAGCTCAACCCTTTGAGACACAGAATCCCAGATACACAAGAAG
It encodes:
- the HTR1A gene encoding 5-hydroxytryptamine receptor 1A, translated to MDVLNPGQGNNTTLSEGPFGTRGNATGISDVTFSYQVITSLLLGTLIFCAVLGNACVVAAIALERSLQNVANYLIGSLAVTDLMVSVLVLPMAALYQVLNKWTLGQVTCDLFIALDVLCCTSSILHLCAIALDRYWAITDPIDYVNKRTPRRAAALISLTWLIGFLISIPPMLGWRTPEDRSDPDACTISKDHGYTIYSTFGAFYIPLLLMLVLYGRIFRAARFRIRKTVKKVEKKGADTRFGVSPAPQPKKSVNGEPGSREWRQGVENKAGGTLCTNGAVRQGEDGAALEVIEVHRVGNSKEHLPLPSEAGAIPCTPASFEKKNERNAEAKRKMALARERKTVKTLGIIMGTFILCWLPFFIVALVLPFCESSCHMPTLLGAIINWLGYSNSLLNPVIYAYFNKDFQNAFKKIIKCKFCRR